In Pyxicephalus adspersus chromosome 12, UCB_Pads_2.0, whole genome shotgun sequence, a genomic segment contains:
- the COA8 gene encoding cytochrome c oxidase assembly factor 8 — protein MAAPCVRVTCRRPQTAQLLFFCRYRHGGDKSGAERSAPQAISFCPPTQSKHDWIGPPDRYSNLRPIKYFVPKDESHLERKLRELRQETQEWNQKFWENQNITFMREKEAFIIAKLSALGLGLKDEEGRKRTLDADVMADFYKDFLSKNFEKHARYNREWYKRNIEITFLMGKVKLQRALKKIVW, from the exons atggcggcgccctgtgTCCGTGTGACCTGCCGGCGTCCCCAAACCGCACAGCTGCTCTTCTTCTGCCGCTACCGACACGGCGGTGACAAGTCCGGGGCTGAGAGGAGCGCGCCACAG GCCATCAGCTTTTGCCCTCCAACACAATCCAAACATGACTGGATTGGCCCTCCCGATCGATACTCAAATCTGCGccctataaaatattttgttcctaAAGACGAGTCCCATCTGGAAAGAAAACTCCGAGAACTGAGACAAGAAACACAAGAATGGAATCAAAAGTTTTGGGAAAATCAGAATATCACATTTATGAGG GAAAAGGAAGCATTTATCATTGCAAAACTTAGCGCTTTAGGTCTGGGACTGAAAGATGAAGAAG GACGCAAAAGGACATTAGATGCCGATGTAATGGCAGACTTTTATAAGGATTTCCTAAGCAAAAACTTTGAGAAGCATGCACGTTATAACAG AGAGTGGTATAAAAGGAACATAGAAATCACATTTCTTATGGGAAAAGTCAAACTGCAGAGAGCACTAAAAAAGATCGTCTGGTAA